The following proteins are encoded in a genomic region of Anticarsia gemmatalis isolate Benzon Research Colony breed Stoneville strain chromosome 17, ilAntGemm2 primary, whole genome shotgun sequence:
- the LOC142979942 gene encoding uncharacterized protein LOC142979942, which produces MDLENFTKPIKMNKYPTTECYFQTNSSRVFVNSANPFNSVGSSRGKGWTDDSKKRNNDEIIDLFDNSVKTPYTATSNGLYRDVRQDCDTHVGSFINENDERDDEQSSDKNISQPTFNLSTRPFDTPYTRSIPKTPSNKQQVRFEEQNNNQRENEDKTTYCRPLHNMYNNEFVFKTMRRNARLHRIVRRLVIERQKEKQKEAWNNYINDLKSKHGYDNDQNGTNQYAINEPNLPDFIDDYYNRSKYQQSYFCQDLLRDLYSDYNTSNDCYCEYPRNYYPLQPPRPYYASDQYCYPTASQGRLMMLEQERKNSLLTSQPSKNYQGYPDKDLSRIGKRHLNCIRSKQNLYDCYKKKSSIVHSPCDQLVDEAVQTEVSLVLMREEAIQAQAAKRDAFQQRLQQVTSHVERLNRKILVQTEDQPESKIRPLETIEEKLNTLIKSVDSFISEMRTKKLARNDNKPASSNEIKKSNVKKLSYLSNVILSKSKSDTVHQTPNTFGSQKTDQILFTTVIPTSRNVAITEIGTHMSRHKHTDIDKIDKIIQEEMEKSEKIKHDIEELLQTRAQRQCSVQIAIDIPTKEISTEVTSSLSKTFRTAQNSENEIRIEEITSPESRESGELMAKSTRMTIAVNTDPLGLLALLRVSTETIKQLLSYMPRLNYNSYLQLLQVPQRACITHYVCSICGASFSHPSHLSDHIQKHNLGRTRDCCICRHVIEMQRDHIGLFSCKYCGHRFARAYCCELHQQTCAKRLGRTHEPSSSLMYLR; this is translated from the exons ATGGATTTGGAAAACTTCACGAAAcctattaaaatgaataaatatccGACCACAGAGTGTTACTTTCAGACTAATTCTAGTCGAGTGTTTGTTAACAGTGCCAATCCTTTTAACTCTGTAGGCAGTAGCCGAGGCAAGGGTTGGACTGATGACTCAAAGAAACGAAATAACGACGAAATTATCGATCTTTTCGATAATTCGGTTAAAACTCCCTACACAGCTACTTCTAATGGTTTATATCGTGATGTACGACAAGACTGTGACACTCATGTAGGtagttttattaatgaaaacgACGAACGCGATGATGAACAAAGCTCTGACAAAAATATCTCCCAGCCAACTTTCAATCTCTCCACGAGACCATTTGATACACCTTACACTAGGAGCATCCCTAAAACCCCCAGTAATAAGCAACAGGTCAGGTTTGaagaacaaaacaataatcaaCGAGAAAACGAAGATAAGACTACATACTGCAGACCACTACACAACATGTACAACaatgaatttgtatttaaaacaatgagACGAAACGCCAGACTCCACAGAATAGTCAGAAGATTAGTGATAGAACGACAGAAAGAGAAACAGAAGGAAGCCTGGAATAATTACATCAACGACCTGAAGAGCAAACATGGCTACGACAATGACCAGAACGGAACCAACCAGTATGCAATAAACGAACCGAACCTACCCGATTTTATAGACGATTATTATAACAGAAGTAAATATCAACAATCTTATTTCTGTCAAGATTTATTAAGAGATTTATACAGTGATTACAACACGTCAAATGATTGTTACTGCGAATATCCACGGAATTACTATCCACTTCAACCACCCAGACCATATTACGCAAGTGACCAGTATTGCTATCCTACTGCGTCGCAAGGCCGACTCATGATGTTAGAGCAAGAGAGAAAAAATAGCCTGCTGACGTCACAACCTTCGAAGAATTACCAAGGTTACCCTGACAAAGACCTCAGTAGAATAGGCAAGAGACACCTCAATTGTATCAGatctaaacaaaatttatacGACTGCTATAAGAAAAAGTCAAGTATAGTACATAGTCCGTGTGATCAGTTGGTAGATGAAGCCGTACAGACAGAAGTCAGTCTCGTTTTGATGAGGGAAGAGGCCATCCAAGCTCAGGCCGCTAAGAGAGACGCTTTCCAACAAAGATTACAACAAGTGACGAGTCATGTAGAGAGATTAAATAGAAAGATATTAGTACAAACTGAAGACCAACCAGAATCTAAAATAAGGCCTCTAGAGACCATCGAGGAAAAACTAAACACATTGATCAAATCTGTTGATTCATTCATATCTGAGATGAGGACGAAAAAGCTGGCAAGGAATGACAATAAGCCTGCAAGttcaaacgaaataaaaaaatctaacgtAAAGAAATTGAGTTACTTGTCCAATGTAATACTGAGTAAGTCTAAGAGTGACACTGTGCACCAAACTCCAAATACGTTTGGATCACAAAAGACTGATCAGATTTTATTCACAACTGTCATACCAACTTCCAGAAATGTAGCTATTACTGAAATAGGCACCCATATGTCACGACACAAACACACAGATATTGataaaatagacaaaataattCAAGAAGAGATGGAGAAAAGTGAGAAAATCAAACATGACATAGAAGAATTACTTCAGACGAGAGCGCAAAGACAATGTTCTGTGCAGATAGCGATCGATATTCCAACAAAAGAAATATCAACAGAAGTGACAAGTTCATTATCAAAGACTTTCAGAACGGCGCAGAATTCGGAAAACGAAATACGTATTGAGGAGATCACTAGTCCGGAGAGCAGAGAGTCTGGCGAGCTCATGGCAAAGAGTACGCGGATGACGATAGCGGTGAACACGGACCCGCTGGGGCTGCTGGCGTTGTTGCGCGTGTCCACGGAGACCATCAAACAGTTGCTGTCGTACATGCCGAGGCTCAACTACAACTCGTACCTGCAGTTACTACAGGTCCCGCAGCGCGCCTGCATCACTCACTACGTGTGCAGTATCTGCGGCGCCTCGTTCAGCCACCCGTCACACCTCAGCGATCACatacaaaaacacaatttagGAAGGACGAG GGACTGTTGTATCTGTCGCCACGTGATCGAGATGCAGCGCGACCACATCGGGCTGTTCTCGTGCAAGTACTGCGGCCACAGGTTCGCCAGGGCTTACTGCTGCGAGCTTCACCAGCAGACCTGCGCCAAGAGGCTTGGCAGAACACATGAACCGTCTTCCAGCCTCATGTATTTACGATAG